A genomic window from Acinetobacter chinensis includes:
- a CDS encoding FimV/HubP family polar landmark protein gives MLIYVIPLILLIVVLLVVKKKQAGNESGATQKKAASAKGKKSSSTKKVPQPTQVVEDTVLTAQKKTTPLSADVRDKIQGLIQERNFSGAEAQINQALNRDNTQHELYLFLFDIHLLQKDEFAISQLLNHIESLELNSILEQAQAKKDEYDRAHASTKDTIDFVPSSGSAVQTAPSAKATADFDALMQTPDTATSQTPAFDRLQQELSASSDSVLPELKALPSDFSSLSVESSIPVTPAEVPAPAPVAEPVPEIKPLDFNLTFDPAPAAQPAVEAEKTEEIKPLDFSFTLDTPVTDTPAVEAEKPAEAEAVPEFKFDFSATETSQTETAAEPVSELKPEFSFSLDPVVSTETAEPESAAVISDIQPAQNLNDPLAQSFPELLEVNEIQLNLDLAQQYIELGAYDSARKLLAEQQASYSTEQRQQADLLLNRIAS, from the coding sequence ATGTTGATTTATGTGATTCCATTAATTTTACTGATTGTGGTTTTACTTGTCGTCAAGAAAAAACAGGCAGGGAATGAGTCTGGCGCAACACAGAAAAAAGCAGCTTCTGCAAAAGGGAAGAAAAGCAGCTCGACCAAAAAAGTACCGCAACCCACCCAGGTCGTTGAAGATACTGTTTTAACAGCTCAGAAGAAAACAACGCCTTTGTCTGCAGATGTCCGTGACAAAATTCAGGGACTGATTCAGGAGCGTAATTTTTCAGGTGCAGAAGCGCAGATCAACCAGGCTTTAAACCGCGACAATACTCAACATGAACTCTATCTGTTTCTGTTTGATATTCACCTTTTGCAGAAAGATGAATTTGCAATCAGCCAGTTGCTGAATCATATTGAAAGCCTTGAGCTGAACAGCATCCTTGAACAGGCACAGGCAAAAAAAGACGAATATGACCGTGCCCATGCCTCGACCAAAGATACCATTGATTTTGTACCGTCAAGTGGCTCAGCGGTTCAGACAGCTCCTTCTGCCAAAGCAACAGCTGACTTTGATGCTTTAATGCAGACTCCTGATACAGCAACCAGTCAGACGCCTGCATTTGACCGCCTGCAACAGGAACTCTCTGCATCATCTGACTCTGTACTGCCTGAGTTAAAAGCCCTGCCAAGTGACTTCAGCTCACTTTCAGTCGAATCTTCAATACCCGTAACACCTGCAGAGGTACCTGCACCAGCGCCTGTAGCTGAACCTGTTCCTGAAATAAAACCACTGGATTTCAATCTGACTTTTGATCCAGCTCCTGCTGCACAGCCCGCAGTTGAAGCTGAAAAAACAGAAGAAATCAAACCACTGGATTTTTCTTTTACGTTGGATACTCCTGTTACCGACACACCTGCTGTTGAAGCTGAAAAGCCGGCAGAGGCAGAAGCAGTTCCAGAATTTAAATTTGACTTTTCAGCAACAGAAACCAGTCAGACTGAAACAGCTGCTGAACCTGTCAGTGAACTGAAGCCAGAATTCAGTTTCAGTCTTGACCCAGTTGTCAGCACAGAAACAGCTGAACCAGAGTCTGCAGCAGTAATTTCTGATATTCAGCCTGCACAGAATCTGAATGATCCATTGGCTCAGTCTTTCCCTGAACTGCTTGAAGTCAATGAAATTCAACTGAACCTCGATCTGGCTCAACAGTACATTGAATTGGGTGCTTATGATTCTGCGCGTAAACTGCTGGCTGAACAGCAGGCTTCATACAGTACTGAACAACGTCAGCAAGCCGATCTGTTACTGAACAGAATCGCTTCCTGA
- a CDS encoding FimV/HubP-related protein: MTAHNKLKIAILAIIASQQIHAITVDPIQIQSAPGELLYAEINFRNAAPDAAVQAGLATPEDLISMGIAHQPPGHLNFFTRRNGQGEGVITITSSRPMTESELNVVIRIREGNAVHIQHVRKQIKRNALLNQNTAANERTLTPVIIASEKDIPLNLPMSTAYSVPAMQTAAKIKTPEVTLPVKLSTPPVMNASAVAQTTTEAVTAAVPAAPAPSASASATPSVAPAVQNSQVSADPLVRKYAESLQANNTAEPARPAVTKPTPETATAGQAPDSTPTQHTVQNNESLWQIATRIANSQNRPVQEVMKQIKVGNEHAFIHGDANRLRKGVVLNLHATAPAKDKKTPVTVQPSATAKQSGKAKYRLNQAEMSLVAEKENNSAHGSAKKSTQTNQTSEELSLKVMTSREKTVKLQRNVTQLDSALRQKDHRIQLLNARLAQLQQQLKNQQPDNKAKHQSATN, from the coding sequence ATGACTGCACATAACAAATTAAAAATCGCTATTCTTGCCATTATTGCATCACAGCAGATTCATGCAATTACTGTAGATCCGATTCAGATTCAATCGGCACCTGGGGAACTGCTTTATGCAGAAATAAATTTTCGTAATGCTGCACCTGATGCAGCAGTACAGGCGGGTCTGGCAACACCTGAAGATCTGATTTCAATGGGGATTGCACATCAGCCTCCAGGACATCTGAACTTTTTTACCCGACGCAATGGTCAGGGTGAAGGTGTGATCACCATTACCTCCTCCCGCCCGATGACGGAATCGGAGCTGAATGTTGTCATCCGGATCAGAGAAGGCAATGCCGTCCATATTCAGCACGTCAGAAAACAGATCAAACGGAATGCTCTGCTCAATCAGAATACCGCAGCAAACGAGCGGACGCTGACACCGGTCATTATTGCCAGTGAAAAAGACATTCCTCTGAATCTTCCGATGAGTACGGCATACAGTGTGCCTGCCATGCAGACGGCTGCAAAGATTAAAACGCCAGAAGTCACCCTGCCTGTGAAACTCAGCACACCACCTGTTATGAATGCATCCGCTGTCGCTCAGACAACAACTGAGGCTGTAACAGCTGCTGTTCCTGCGGCCCCTGCACCATCAGCATCTGCATCGGCAACACCATCAGTTGCTCCTGCTGTACAAAACAGTCAGGTTTCAGCAGACCCCCTGGTCAGAAAATACGCTGAATCACTTCAGGCAAACAATACTGCTGAGCCAGCCAGACCTGCTGTAACCAAGCCGACTCCAGAGACAGCAACAGCAGGTCAAGCTCCTGATTCCACACCAACGCAGCATACCGTGCAAAATAATGAATCTTTATGGCAAATTGCAACGCGTATTGCAAACTCCCAGAACAGACCGGTTCAGGAAGTCATGAAGCAGATTAAAGTCGGAAATGAACATGCTTTCATTCATGGTGATGCCAACCGCCTGCGTAAAGGTGTTGTTCTGAATCTGCATGCCACAGCGCCTGCCAAAGATAAAAAGACACCTGTCACTGTGCAGCCTTCTGCAACAGCAAAACAGTCTGGTAAAGCGAAGTACCGTCTGAATCAGGCAGAGATGAGCCTGGTGGCAGAAAAAGAAAATAATTCTGCACATGGTTCTGCGAAAAAGAGCACACAAACAAATCAAACCTCAGAAGAGTTGTCACTAAAAGTTATGACATCTCGTGAGAAAACCGTTAAATTACAGAGAAACGTGACACAACTGGATTCAGCATTACGTCAGAAGGATCACAGAATTCAATTATTAAATGCTCGTCTTGCCCAGTTGCAGCAACAGTTGAAAAATCAACAGCCAGACAACAAAGCAAAACACCAGAGTGCTACAAACTAA
- the asd gene encoding aspartate-semialdehyde dehydrogenase — translation MKVGLVGWRGMVGSVLMQRMVEENDFAHFEPFYFSTSNAGGESPAFGGKTAPALMDASDISSLKQMDVIITCQGGDYTSDVFPKLKAEGWNGYWIDAASTLRMNDEAIIVLDPVNLNVIKEGLVKGTKTFVGGNCTVSLMLMGMGSLFQQNLVEWMTAMTYQAASGAGAQNMRELITGMGYLYNNTKDLLDDPRSAILDIDSKIADLQRGEGFPSANFGVPLAGSLIPYIDKQLESGQSKEEWKGQVETNKILGNQQIVPIDGHCIRIGAMRCHSQALTVKLKKDVPLDEIEDMIRQSNQWAKVVPNTREASMTDLTPVAVTGTLTVPVGRLRKLNMGKEYLGAFTVGDQLLWGAAEPLRRMLRILIDYKNA, via the coding sequence ATGAAAGTAGGTCTGGTCGGTTGGCGCGGGATGGTTGGTTCCGTCCTTATGCAACGTATGGTTGAAGAGAATGATTTTGCTCATTTTGAGCCATTCTACTTTTCTACCAGTAATGCAGGGGGTGAATCTCCTGCTTTTGGTGGTAAAACCGCCCCAGCACTTATGGATGCATCAGACATCAGCAGTCTGAAGCAGATGGATGTCATTATTACCTGTCAGGGTGGCGACTACACCTCTGACGTATTTCCAAAGCTGAAAGCAGAAGGCTGGAACGGCTACTGGATTGATGCTGCATCTACATTGCGTATGAATGATGAAGCGATCATTGTCCTGGATCCGGTGAACCTGAACGTCATTAAAGAAGGTCTGGTCAAAGGGACTAAAACTTTTGTCGGTGGAAACTGTACTGTTTCCCTGATGCTGATGGGCATGGGTTCATTATTCCAGCAGAACCTGGTGGAATGGATGACAGCAATGACTTATCAGGCTGCATCTGGTGCAGGCGCACAGAACATGCGTGAGCTGATCACAGGGATGGGGTATCTATACAACAATACCAAAGACCTGCTGGATGACCCACGTTCTGCAATCCTGGACATCGACTCTAAAATTGCTGATTTACAGCGTGGCGAAGGCTTCCCTTCAGCGAACTTCGGTGTGCCTTTAGCTGGTTCCCTGATTCCTTATATCGACAAACAGCTGGAAAGCGGTCAATCGAAAGAGGAATGGAAAGGTCAGGTTGAAACCAACAAAATCCTGGGCAATCAGCAGATTGTACCGATTGATGGTCACTGTATCCGTATCGGTGCAATGCGTTGCCACTCACAGGCTTTGACTGTGAAGCTGAAAAAAGACGTTCCGCTTGATGAAATCGAAGATATGATCCGTCAGTCGAACCAGTGGGCTAAAGTGGTTCCAAATACCCGTGAAGCGTCCATGACTGACCTGACTCCAGTAGCGGTAACAGGAACTTTAACTGTACCTGTAGGTCGTTTACGTAAGCTCAATATGGGTAAAGAATACCTTGGCGCATTCACAGTGGGTGACCAGTTACTCTGGGGTGCTGCTGAACCTTTACGTCGTATGTTACGTATTCTGATTGATTACAAAAATGCCTGA
- a CDS encoding endonuclease/exonuclease/phosphatase family protein: MIWIEILAGVVIWLSFWSLIPRDEWWFRGADFPRLQILAAGVVAFILLLFWHEPWDMQREVILVLLIAALAYQLKMVLPYTFLWKKQVKQVRQEQLNPAQQISVIVSNVLTPNDQYHLLLEQIQKHQPDMVLTLETDQTWQNELSVIESDYPYRVPVPLDNLYGMHLYSKLELQDTEVKFILSDEIPSIHCTVILASGQPVNLYCLHPKPPSPTEAKDSTLRDAELLIVGDQIKDLDESCIVMGDLNDVAWSRTTRLFQRISGLLDPRVGRKYVNTFHADYKFLRWSLDHVFHSTDFALVQMRRLPHIGSDHFPVYVVLQTGRVFEQIQEEMEQTDADEQEAQDAIQDGIEKAEREEKTVTDEIAQDYKNEMR, from the coding sequence ATGATCTGGATCGAAATACTGGCAGGCGTGGTGATCTGGCTGAGTTTCTGGTCACTGATTCCACGGGATGAATGGTGGTTCAGGGGAGCAGATTTTCCACGTTTACAGATACTGGCAGCAGGCGTTGTTGCTTTTATTCTGTTGCTGTTCTGGCATGAGCCGTGGGATATGCAAAGGGAAGTCATCCTGGTGTTACTGATCGCAGCCCTGGCTTATCAGCTGAAAATGGTCTTGCCTTATACATTTCTATGGAAAAAGCAGGTGAAACAGGTCAGACAGGAACAGCTGAACCCTGCACAGCAGATTTCTGTGATTGTATCCAATGTGCTGACACCCAATGACCAGTATCATTTATTGCTTGAGCAGATTCAGAAACATCAGCCAGATATGGTGCTGACCCTTGAAACGGATCAGACCTGGCAGAATGAACTGTCTGTGATTGAATCAGACTATCCGTACAGGGTGCCCGTGCCGCTGGATAACCTGTATGGCATGCATCTGTACAGTAAACTTGAACTTCAGGATACAGAAGTTAAATTTATTTTAAGTGATGAAATTCCTTCCATTCACTGTACGGTCATTTTAGCTTCAGGACAGCCGGTCAATCTGTACTGTTTACATCCCAAACCGCCGAGTCCGACAGAAGCCAAAGATTCAACATTAAGAGATGCGGAACTGCTGATCGTGGGAGATCAGATCAAAGACCTGGATGAAAGCTGTATTGTGATGGGGGATCTGAACGATGTTGCCTGGTCCAGAACCACACGGCTGTTCCAGCGGATCAGTGGTTTGCTCGACCCGCGCGTCGGACGTAAATACGTCAACACCTTTCATGCGGACTATAAATTTTTAAGATGGTCACTTGATCATGTTTTCCACAGTACTGACTTTGCACTGGTGCAGATGCGGCGGCTGCCACATATTGGTTCAGATCATTTTCCTGTATATGTTGTTTTGCAGACAGGACGTGTTTTTGAGCAGATTCAGGAAGAAATGGAACAGACTGACGCTGATGAGCAGGAAGCACAGGATGCGATTCAGGATGGAATAGAAAAAGCTGAGCGTGAAGAAAAAACAGTGACAGATGAAATTGCTCAGGATTATAAAAATGAAATGAGATAG
- a CDS encoding LpxL/LpxP family acyltransferase — MSKKHQYKPGKFYWAFISPQYWGIWIAIVFLMLLAILPWAVQYRLATVLGNFAFKSLKSRRKTAVRNLEVCFPEWTPEQVQDNARQVFVDQMLGVFETLNAWYSPAWFKNRVSIEGLEHLQKAQAESKGALLLGTHSTLLDAGGYICAQYFEPDVVYRPQNNPLLDMLIYRCRATIYTHQIDHDDMRGLIRHLKNGRAIWYSPDQDFGLKQGVMAPFFGVPAATVTAHRRLLKMTKAAAIPLYFYRYGEVSNPRYRVLIEPALDNMPGEDEVEDAVRVNKVIENQLRIAPTQYMWFHRRFKTRPEGYEQIY; from the coding sequence ATGAGCAAAAAACATCAATACAAACCCGGAAAGTTTTATTGGGCATTCATCTCCCCTCAATACTGGGGGATCTGGATTGCTATTGTTTTTTTAATGCTTTTAGCTATTTTACCCTGGGCTGTTCAGTACCGACTGGCGACTGTGCTGGGTAACTTTGCATTTAAAAGTCTCAAATCAAGACGAAAAACAGCTGTTCGCAATCTGGAAGTCTGCTTCCCTGAATGGACACCTGAACAGGTTCAGGACAATGCCCGTCAGGTCTTTGTCGATCAGATGCTCGGGGTTTTTGAAACTCTGAATGCCTGGTACTCACCTGCATGGTTTAAAAACAGAGTCAGTATCGAAGGACTGGAACATCTGCAGAAAGCACAGGCTGAGTCAAAAGGTGCATTGCTGCTGGGAACACACTCCACACTGCTCGATGCCGGTGGCTATATCTGCGCCCAGTATTTTGAACCTGATGTCGTCTATCGCCCACAGAACAACCCCTTGCTTGATATGCTGATCTATCGCTGTCGGGCAACCATCTATACCCATCAGATTGATCACGATGACATGCGTGGCTTGATTCGACACCTGAAAAACGGCAGAGCTATCTGGTACAGCCCTGATCAGGATTTCGGTCTGAAACAAGGCGTTATGGCGCCATTTTTTGGTGTTCCTGCCGCTACCGTTACAGCACATCGCCGTTTACTGAAAATGACCAAAGCTGCAGCGATTCCTTTATATTTTTATCGTTATGGTGAAGTCAGCAATCCCCGATACCGTGTGTTGATTGAACCTGCCCTGGACAATATGCCAGGAGAAGATGAAGTCGAAGATGCAGTTCGGGTCAATAAAGTAATTGAAAATCAGCTGCGTATCGCACCCACTCAGTACATGTGGTTTCACCGCAGATTTAAAACCCGTCCAGAAGGTTACGAACAGATTTACTGA
- a CDS encoding ATP-binding cassette domain-containing protein: MAYITLRDIQLAFGGPALLDNANFSLERGERVCLIGRNGEGKSTLLKLIEGSLLPDNGEVSLQNGITISMLAQDVPMDSGKVADIVAEGAGEAAAVLKAYHEASDACVLGDMEACDRMGNLQHQLDLLDGWSLETKVNSILSKMGLDPEADLADLSGGRKRRVLLARALLTQPDVLLLDEPTNHLDVESIEWLEKFLLDQNNLTLLFISHDRSFVDSIATRIVELDRGVLRSYEGNYSRYLDLKAQQMEAEEKQNALFDKKLAEEEVWIRQGIKARRTRNEGRVRALKALREESRARRSQQGKVSMATQDASRSGKVVFEIDNLQVTFGDNAPIIKDFSALVMRGDRIGLVGDNGVGKTTLIKAILGEQEHKGSVKTGTQLEVAYFDQLRNALDLEKSVKDNISEGSDFVDVNGGRRHIYSYLQDFLFSPERARTPVKALSGGERNRILLAKLLLKPSNLIVMDEPTNDLDMVTLELLEEMLGGYKGTLLLISHDRAFMDNVVTSTWVFDGKGNIDEYIGGYQDYLEQRPDQTAVDQKSDVKKALAKAEATAAAAAQAPQKKVKLSYKDQRALEQLPAEIEALEKEQAELSERLADGSWFVSDADAATKASQRLSEIDDLLLEKMERWDELEEMTKA, encoded by the coding sequence ATGGCCTATATTACTTTAAGGGATATCCAGCTCGCATTTGGCGGACCGGCTCTGCTCGATAACGCAAACTTCAGTCTGGAGCGTGGCGAACGTGTCTGTCTGATTGGGCGTAACGGTGAAGGAAAATCCACCCTGCTCAAACTCATTGAAGGGAGTCTGCTTCCAGACAATGGTGAAGTGTCTCTCCAGAACGGCATTACCATTTCCATGCTGGCGCAGGATGTTCCCATGGATTCAGGCAAAGTGGCAGACATTGTTGCCGAAGGTGCCGGTGAAGCTGCTGCTGTCCTTAAAGCATACCATGAAGCCAGCGATGCATGTGTACTGGGTGATATGGAAGCATGCGACCGCATGGGTAATCTGCAACATCAGCTGGATCTGCTGGATGGCTGGTCACTGGAAACCAAAGTCAACTCCATTTTAAGTAAAATGGGACTTGATCCAGAAGCTGACCTTGCCGATTTATCAGGCGGTCGTAAACGTCGTGTCCTGCTTGCCCGTGCTTTGCTGACACAACCTGACGTACTTCTACTGGACGAACCGACTAACCACCTGGATGTTGAAAGCATCGAATGGCTTGAAAAGTTCCTGCTTGATCAGAACAATTTAACCCTGCTGTTTATTTCGCATGACCGTTCATTTGTGGACAGCATTGCGACCCGTATTGTTGAACTGGATCGTGGTGTCCTGCGCAGCTATGAAGGTAACTATTCACGTTACCTCGACTTAAAAGCTCAGCAGATGGAAGCGGAAGAAAAACAGAATGCTCTGTTTGATAAAAAACTGGCAGAAGAAGAAGTCTGGATCCGCCAGGGTATTAAAGCCCGCCGTACCCGTAACGAAGGTCGTGTACGTGCGCTGAAAGCCCTGCGTGAAGAATCCAGAGCGCGTCGCTCTCAACAGGGCAAAGTCAGCATGGCAACACAGGATGCCAGCCGCTCAGGTAAAGTCGTCTTTGAAATTGACAATCTTCAGGTCACTTTTGGCGATAATGCACCCATCATCAAAGACTTCTCTGCGCTAGTCATGCGTGGCGACCGTATTGGTCTGGTCGGTGACAACGGTGTAGGTAAAACCACACTGATTAAAGCGATTTTAGGTGAACAGGAACATAAAGGATCGGTCAAAACCGGTACACAGCTGGAAGTTGCTTATTTCGACCAGCTGCGCAATGCACTGGATCTGGAAAAATCAGTCAAAGATAACATTTCAGAAGGTTCTGACTTTGTGGATGTAAATGGTGGCCGTCGTCATATCTACAGCTACTTACAGGACTTTCTGTTCTCACCTGAACGTGCCCGTACACCGGTCAAAGCACTGTCTGGTGGTGAGCGTAACCGTATTCTGCTGGCAAAACTGTTACTCAAACCATCCAACTTAATTGTGATGGATGAGCCGACCAACGACCTTGATATGGTGACTTTAGAGCTGCTTGAAGAAATGCTTGGTGGCTATAAAGGTACATTACTGTTGATTTCACATGACCGTGCCTTTATGGACAATGTCGTGACATCCACCTGGGTCTTTGATGGCAAAGGCAATATTGATGAATACATTGGTGGTTACCAGGACTACCTGGAACAGCGTCCTGATCAGACTGCTGTCGATCAGAAAAGTGATGTAAAAAAAGCCCTGGCTAAAGCTGAAGCAACGGCTGCCGCTGCAGCTCAGGCTCCGCAGAAAAAAGTCAAACTGAGCTATAAAGATCAGCGTGCACTGGAACAGTTACCTGCTGAAATTGAAGCGCTTGAAAAAGAACAGGCTGAACTTTCAGAGAGACTGGCAGATGGTTCATGGTTTGTCAGTGATGCAGATGCAGCGACCAAAGCATCACAGCGCCTGTCAGAAATTGATGACCTGTTGCTGGAAAAAATGGAACGCTGGGATGAACTGGAAGAGATGACCAAAGCCTGA
- a CDS encoding SlyX family protein: MTKHINLDDQASLSAPIEDLQVRIAFLDDLVEQLNEQLAIQGTEIADLKKQMQILYRRVEASDLSEGIAEFDPVTDRPPHY, translated from the coding sequence ATGACTAAACATATAAATCTGGATGATCAGGCGTCATTGTCCGCACCTATAGAAGATTTGCAAGTCCGAATTGCATTTTTGGATGATTTAGTCGAACAATTAAATGAGCAGCTTGCGATACAGGGTACAGAAATTGCTGATTTAAAAAAACAAATGCAGATTCTGTATCGCCGTGTTGAAGCATCGGATTTGTCAGAAGGTATTGCAGAGTTTGATCCTGTAACTGATCGTCCACCGCATTACTGA